The Tardiphaga alba genome includes a window with the following:
- a CDS encoding EF-hand domain-containing protein, which yields MQSSGLIRLIGACAASFAVMSAYGTAFAQRSAVQMHESLLQPPQAGASLQQYLAGLRSSFDLADADSDEQLTAHDVDLHATIEAAQVRSHSLGIMRYDLDGDGFVTEDEIRRGARYESRTILNAPSANAHDKNAAAANLARMVDTKVRQTLALDVDKDGKISFSEATKPLERRGQGWLLSNRVKRFLETDTGSPKTVSWAEFEAAGQDLFRSIDDDKDGTISRQEYVDYSTRAERAGCEMPKASANAKVMLLSAYETEALSSVTLGAQETVVHAGRVIVEPGTEPLYVVIPTYAATIWQFSGATDRIERVVLTSALTGPNGGPPGKRPLVGATGLSRDRLTFFDRSNCLNYFYEMPTSGSLQASGTVRVAAGKAAETTVAVYEVAAFSIPSGKVASARKRAADKYPTFELTAAGPQSSVIAQAPASDAKNELNRFLRAV from the coding sequence ATGCAGTCATCCGGCTTGATCCGTCTGATCGGTGCTTGTGCGGCATCTTTTGCCGTGATGTCTGCTTATGGGACGGCATTCGCACAACGCTCTGCGGTGCAAATGCATGAATCCTTGTTGCAGCCGCCGCAGGCGGGGGCGTCTCTACAGCAATATCTTGCGGGACTTCGCTCCAGCTTCGATCTGGCCGATGCGGATAGCGACGAGCAATTGACTGCGCATGATGTCGATCTGCATGCAACGATCGAGGCGGCGCAGGTCCGGTCCCACTCGCTGGGAATCATGCGCTACGATCTTGATGGCGACGGCTTTGTTACCGAGGACGAAATCCGCCGCGGTGCGCGCTATGAGTCCCGCACGATCCTGAATGCACCGTCTGCCAATGCGCACGACAAGAATGCGGCCGCTGCAAATCTAGCAAGGATGGTCGACACCAAAGTTCGGCAGACGCTGGCACTGGACGTGGACAAGGACGGCAAGATCAGTTTTTCCGAGGCGACAAAACCGCTCGAGCGCCGCGGGCAAGGCTGGCTGTTGTCCAACCGGGTCAAACGTTTCCTGGAAACCGATACGGGATCGCCCAAAACCGTGTCATGGGCTGAGTTCGAGGCTGCGGGGCAGGACCTGTTTCGCAGCATCGACGATGACAAGGACGGGACGATCTCGCGGCAGGAATATGTTGACTACAGCACGCGCGCCGAGCGTGCGGGTTGCGAAATGCCGAAGGCGTCTGCGAATGCGAAGGTCATGCTGCTGAGCGCCTACGAGACGGAAGCGCTGTCGAGCGTGACGCTAGGCGCGCAGGAGACCGTGGTGCATGCCGGCCGAGTCATCGTCGAGCCCGGCACTGAGCCGCTTTATGTGGTGATCCCGACCTATGCAGCGACCATCTGGCAATTTTCCGGAGCCACCGACCGCATCGAGCGCGTGGTGCTGACGAGCGCGTTGACCGGGCCGAATGGTGGCCCGCCGGGCAAACGACCGCTGGTCGGAGCGACGGGATTGAGTCGCGATCGCCTGACTTTCTTCGACCGTTCGAACTGCCTCAACTATTTCTATGAAATGCCGACAAGCGGTTCGTTGCAGGCCTCGGGCACAGTGCGCGTCGCGGCCGGTAAAGCGGCAGAGACGACGGTGGCGGTTTATGAGGTCGCTGCGTTTTCCATTCCGTCGGGCAAGGTTGCCTCGGCACGTAAACGAGCAGCCGACAAATACCCTACTTTCGAACTCACTGCGGCCGGGCCGCAAAGCAGTGTCATCGCGCAAGCACCCGCAAGCGATGCCAAAAATGAACTCAACCGGTTTCTCCGGGCGGTGTGA
- a CDS encoding DUF1254 domain-containing protein, protein MIRLLFAIVGGVLLGGVVHLVSVLALPRIATQDAYSRIAAVSKENAVTPLAQTNPSNALLPFMDPAFAMAVCRYDLSKGPIKLTVPVSQSYTSVSFYTRSDVAYYAINDRSAGRRVIELDLMTEAQHEALPEEEDVTAADRLIIDSPTETGLIVLKALAAEPGLMTQAQASLAASNCRVQTDPPAAPIKGKR, encoded by the coding sequence ATGATCCGGCTGCTGTTCGCTATTGTCGGTGGTGTGCTGCTCGGCGGCGTTGTGCATCTCGTCAGCGTGCTGGCGCTGCCGCGTATCGCCACCCAGGACGCCTATTCGCGTATTGCCGCCGTCTCCAAGGAAAACGCGGTGACGCCGTTGGCGCAGACCAATCCGTCGAATGCGCTGCTGCCATTCATGGACCCGGCCTTCGCCATGGCCGTGTGCCGCTACGATCTCTCCAAAGGCCCGATCAAGCTGACGGTGCCGGTGAGCCAGTCCTACACGTCGGTGTCGTTCTATACGCGCAGCGACGTCGCCTATTACGCCATCAACGACCGCTCCGCCGGCCGCCGCGTCATCGAGCTCGACCTGATGACCGAGGCGCAGCATGAAGCCTTGCCGGAAGAAGAAGACGTCACCGCCGCCGACCGCCTCATCATCGACTCGCCGACCGAGACCGGCCTGATCGTGCTCAAGGCCCTCGCCGCCGAGCCCGGCCTGATGACGCAGGCGCAAGCCTCACTCGCCGCATCGAACTGCCGCGTGCAGACCGATCCGCCAGCTGCGCCCATCAAGGGCAAGCGCTGA
- a CDS encoding YcgN family cysteine cluster protein, protein MIARPPRRSEQEGMFWKTKALEDMSDAEWESLCDGCGRCCLNKLEDEDTGRIYYTHVSCKLLDANLCACKDYPNRSDQVPDCVRLTPENVRSLSWLPLSCGYKLAAEKRDLYWWHPLISGSSETVHEAGVSVRGRVEASEETVPDEELENHIVSWPAQLPRRAKLKKRPVE, encoded by the coding sequence ATGATCGCACGCCCCCCACGTCGCTCCGAGCAGGAGGGAATGTTCTGGAAAACCAAGGCTTTGGAGGACATGTCCGACGCCGAGTGGGAGAGCCTGTGCGACGGCTGCGGGCGCTGCTGCCTGAACAAGCTGGAAGACGAAGATACCGGGCGGATCTATTACACCCACGTCTCCTGCAAGCTACTCGATGCCAATCTATGTGCTTGCAAAGACTATCCAAATCGCTCCGACCAGGTGCCCGATTGCGTTCGCCTGACGCCGGAGAATGTCCGCTCGCTGAGCTGGCTGCCGCTGAGCTGCGGCTACAAGCTCGCGGCTGAGAAGCGTGACCTCTATTGGTGGCATCCGCTGATTTCCGGCAGTTCCGAGACCGTGCATGAGGCCGGCGTTTCGGTCCGCGGCCGCGTCGAGGCCAGCGAGGAGACGGTGCCCGATGAGGAACTCGAGAATCACATCGTCTCGTGGCCGGCGCAGTTGCCTCGCCGGGCCAAGCTGAAGAAGCGACCGGTGGAATGA
- a CDS encoding sterol desaturase family protein yields MHHQAASYTSPAYLLSFLWWPLLYFGALAGAWLAFASDQPILWFNLVYVTLFLSIILLERVMPHRAEWLDHDGETLNDIGHTLLTKGAAQLAVAATSIVPMAVATLTRTDDHASHLWPSDWPLIAQVVLAVVIAEFGLYWSHRIAHENLFLWRFHALHHSVIRLWVVNTGRFHVIDTLIKVVLSQGPLYLLDAPLQVFLWVGAVTAITGLLTHCNVETRTALFDPVFATPKLHRWHHSKTLKEGNSNYGENVMIWDHVFGTYLNPDKASPDRLGISGKVAPDFIGQIMQPFSRKGGRQILGQRVESDEGKSADENASAPAVGRISEA; encoded by the coding sequence ATGCATCATCAAGCGGCATCATACACATCCCCGGCATACCTGCTGTCTTTCCTATGGTGGCCGCTGCTGTATTTCGGCGCGCTGGCCGGCGCCTGGCTCGCTTTCGCCAGCGATCAGCCGATCCTGTGGTTCAACCTCGTCTATGTCACGCTGTTCTTGTCGATCATCCTGCTCGAACGCGTGATGCCGCATCGCGCCGAGTGGCTGGACCATGACGGCGAAACCCTCAACGATATCGGCCACACGCTGCTGACCAAAGGCGCTGCACAACTCGCCGTCGCCGCGACGTCTATCGTGCCGATGGCGGTGGCGACGCTCACCCGCACCGACGACCATGCCTCGCATCTATGGCCCAGCGACTGGCCGTTGATCGCACAGGTCGTGCTGGCCGTGGTGATTGCCGAATTCGGCCTCTACTGGTCGCACCGGATCGCGCATGAGAATCTGTTTCTGTGGCGCTTCCATGCGCTGCATCACAGCGTCATCAGGCTCTGGGTGGTGAATACCGGCCGCTTCCATGTGATCGATACGCTGATCAAGGTCGTCCTCAGCCAGGGCCCGCTCTACCTGCTCGACGCTCCGCTGCAGGTGTTCCTGTGGGTCGGTGCGGTGACAGCGATCACCGGCCTCCTCACCCATTGCAATGTGGAGACGCGCACAGCGCTGTTCGATCCCGTCTTCGCGACGCCGAAGCTACATCGCTGGCATCATTCGAAGACGCTCAAGGAAGGCAACAGCAATTACGGCGAGAACGTCATGATCTGGGACCATGTGTTCGGCACCTATCTCAATCCCGACAAGGCCTCGCCGGATCGCCTCGGCATCAGCGGCAAGGTGGCGCCGGATTTCATCGGGCAGATCATGCAACCCTTCTCCCGCAAAGGTGGCCGACAGATTCTCGGGCAACGCGTGGAGAGCGACGAAGGCAAAAGCGCGGATGAAAATGCAAGCGCACCGGCCGTAGGACGGATTAGCGAAGCGTAA
- a CDS encoding Flp family type IVb pilin, whose product MLRLISNFAKDDSGATAIEYALIACGISLAIIATVQGLGSTLNGRYAAVNTSLK is encoded by the coding sequence GTGCTGCGTTTGATTTCGAACTTTGCAAAAGATGATTCCGGTGCGACCGCCATCGAATATGCGCTGATCGCCTGCGGCATCAGCCTCGCCATCATTGCCACCGTGCAGGGGCTCGGCTCCACGCTCAATGGCCGCTACGCTGCCGTGAATACGTCGCTGAAATAG
- a CDS encoding DUF1214 domain-containing protein: MRLIILALLTLAIAAGVGLGLTWTTATRGIDLGTLTIGSWTARPRSGSNDIDPYARASVARSGELPIGTGDGITFTAATDDNNKPLDGRCDVIVSGVTPPARFWTLTLYDTKGRLVANTLERYGFTSQEVVRSADGAFEVRIAARSRAGNWLPTSAIDRYVLALRLYDTPVGIATRSQKDAPMPAIATVGCP, translated from the coding sequence GTGCGGCTGATCATTCTCGCGCTCCTGACGCTGGCGATTGCAGCCGGCGTTGGCCTCGGCCTGACCTGGACCACCGCCACGCGCGGCATCGATCTGGGCACGCTGACCATCGGCTCGTGGACCGCGCGCCCGCGCAGCGGCAGCAACGACATCGACCCCTATGCGCGCGCCAGCGTCGCCCGCTCCGGCGAATTGCCCATCGGCACCGGCGACGGCATCACCTTCACCGCGGCGACCGACGACAACAACAAGCCGCTCGACGGCCGCTGCGATGTGATCGTCAGCGGCGTCACGCCGCCGGCCCGCTTCTGGACGCTGACGCTCTACGACACCAAAGGTCGCCTCGTCGCCAATACGCTGGAGCGCTACGGCTTCACCAGCCAGGAAGTGGTGCGCAGCGCCGATGGCGCCTTCGAGGTGCGCATCGCTGCACGCTCGCGCGCCGGCAACTGGCTGCCGACCAGCGCCATCGATCGCTACGTGCTCGCCTTGCGGCTCTACGATACGCCGGTAGGGATCGCCACGCGCAGCCAGAAGGACGCGCCGATGCCCGCCATCGCGACGGTGGGCTGCCCATGA
- a CDS encoding transglycosylase domain-containing protein: MPKIDPSKWITKFRHFLLDLDARIDSGLFSSGRGTRELWERYSTFMDRFHVGSWKRWLFIEPLSEAATLGLGGLVLMLALAQPAFRETADEDWLKKSDLAVTFLDRYGNPIGSRGIKHNDSIPLEDFPDNLIKATLATEDRRFYDHFGIDIAGTARALVTNAQAGGVRQGGSSISQQLAKNLFLTNERTIERKVNEAFLAIWLETRLTKNEILKLYLDRAYMGGGTFGVDGAAHFYFNKSARDVTLAEAAMLAGLFKAPTKYAPHINLPAARARANQVLDNLVDAGFMTEGQVFGARRNPAIAVDRRQEVSPNYYLDWAFDEMRRLVNTFPKSYVERVFVVRTAIDMNVQRAAETTVENQLRQFGRDYHATQAAAVLADLDGGIRAMVGGRDYGASQFNRAVDAMRQPGSSFKPYVYTAALLNGYTPKSVILDGPVCIGNWCPQNYGHSYSGNVTLTQAITRSINVVPVKISIALGKGSPKAGRAKIVEVARKFGIKAPLLDTPSLPIGSTEVSVVEHATAYVTFPNKGRAVSPHAVLEVRTGAGDLVWRYDRDGPKPTQAIPASVAADMAEMMSHVVSEGTARRAALDGIPTAGKTGTTNAYRDAWFAGYTGNFAAAVWYGNDDYSPTNRMTGGSLPAQTWRDIMLAAHQGIEIRELPGVGMGTRNPAAAAAAALAANAQDSKPGPPPVLTRRGADILLRVEKMLDDAGKSVGRTSSNENAPKPAASTMLAFPENYASATTDAPAKPAPAPTRKN; the protein is encoded by the coding sequence GTGCCGAAGATCGACCCGTCGAAGTGGATCACCAAATTCCGGCATTTCCTGCTGGACCTCGACGCGCGTATCGACTCCGGCCTGTTCTCCTCCGGCCGCGGCACCCGCGAATTGTGGGAACGCTATTCCACCTTCATGGATCGCTTCCATGTGGGCAGCTGGAAGCGCTGGCTATTCATCGAGCCGCTGTCCGAAGCCGCCACCCTCGGCCTAGGTGGCCTCGTCCTGATGCTCGCCCTCGCACAGCCGGCGTTCCGCGAAACCGCGGATGAAGACTGGCTGAAGAAGTCGGACCTCGCCGTCACCTTCCTCGACCGCTACGGCAATCCGATCGGCAGCCGCGGCATCAAGCACAATGACTCGATTCCGCTGGAAGACTTCCCGGACAATCTGATCAAGGCGACGCTCGCCACCGAGGACCGCCGCTTCTACGATCATTTCGGCATCGATATTGCCGGCACCGCGCGCGCGCTCGTCACCAATGCGCAGGCCGGCGGCGTGCGCCAGGGGGGCTCGTCGATCTCGCAGCAGCTTGCGAAAAACCTGTTCCTGACCAATGAGCGCACCATCGAGCGCAAGGTCAATGAAGCGTTCCTCGCCATCTGGCTCGAGACGCGCCTGACCAAGAACGAGATTCTGAAACTCTATCTGGACCGCGCCTATATGGGCGGCGGCACGTTCGGCGTCGACGGCGCCGCGCATTTCTACTTCAACAAGTCGGCGCGCGACGTGACGCTGGCGGAAGCCGCAATGCTGGCCGGCCTGTTCAAGGCGCCGACCAAATATGCGCCGCATATCAACCTGCCCGCCGCGCGTGCCCGCGCCAATCAGGTGCTCGACAATCTCGTCGATGCCGGCTTCATGACCGAAGGCCAGGTGTTCGGCGCCCGCCGCAATCCCGCCATCGCGGTGGATCGCCGCCAGGAAGTGTCGCCGAACTACTATCTCGACTGGGCATTCGACGAGATGCGCCGCCTCGTCAACACGTTCCCCAAATCCTATGTCGAGCGCGTCTTCGTCGTCCGTACTGCCATCGACATGAATGTGCAGCGCGCCGCGGAAACGACGGTCGAAAACCAGCTGCGCCAGTTCGGCCGCGACTATCACGCGACGCAGGCCGCCGCCGTGCTGGCCGATCTCGATGGCGGCATCCGCGCCATGGTGGGCGGCCGCGATTATGGCGCCAGCCAGTTCAACCGCGCGGTGGACGCGATGCGCCAGCCCGGCTCGTCGTTCAAGCCCTATGTCTATACGGCAGCGCTGCTGAACGGCTATACGCCGAAATCGGTGATCCTCGACGGCCCCGTTTGCATCGGCAATTGGTGCCCGCAGAATTACGGCCACTCCTATTCCGGCAATGTCACGCTGACGCAGGCGATCACGCGATCGATCAATGTGGTGCCGGTGAAAATCTCCATTGCGCTCGGCAAGGGCAGCCCGAAGGCCGGTCGCGCCAAGATCGTCGAAGTCGCGCGCAAGTTCGGCATCAAGGCGCCGCTGCTCGACACGCCGTCGCTGCCGATCGGCTCCACCGAAGTCTCGGTGGTCGAACACGCCACCGCTTATGTCACCTTCCCCAACAAGGGCCGTGCGGTGTCGCCGCATGCGGTGCTGGAAGTGCGCACCGGCGCCGGCGATCTGGTCTGGCGCTATGACCGCGACGGACCGAAGCCGACCCAGGCGATCCCCGCTTCCGTCGCTGCCGACATGGCCGAGATGATGAGCCATGTGGTGAGCGAAGGCACGGCACGCCGCGCAGCACTCGACGGCATTCCCACCGCCGGCAAGACCGGCACGACCAATGCGTATCGCGACGCCTGGTTCGCCGGCTACACCGGCAACTTCGCTGCCGCCGTCTGGTACGGGAATGACGACTATTCGCCGACTAACCGCATGACCGGCGGCTCGCTGCCCGCGCAGACCTGGCGCGATATCATGCTTGCCGCGCATCAGGGCATCGAGATCCGCGAATTGCCGGGCGTCGGCATGGGCACGCGCAATCCCGCCGCTGCAGCCGCTGCGGCGCTTGCCGCCAACGCGCAGGACAGCAAGCCCGGCCCGCCGCCCGTCCTCACGCGTCGTGGCGCCGACATCCTGCTGCGCGTCGAGAAGATGCTCGACGATGCCGGCAAGTCGGTCGGCCGCACCTCGTCGAACGAGAATGCGCCGAAGCCCGCGGCTTCCACGATGCTCGCCTTCCCGGAAAACTATGCGTCGGCCACGACTGACGCGCCCGCGAAGCCCGCTCCTGCCCCGACCCGCAAGAACTGA
- a CDS encoding class I SAM-dependent methyltransferase: MSATLHSVDDLPLSTNWKERMRCPRCGSPISDIHAKPSCVNYSCDYSTAGFPMVDGQPVLIDFEASVFARESYREAHGSVMTRDVAGRSLGSRLHRFTFGGNPVAASNCEKFVALLKKDSARPVVLVVGGATVGSGADSLYNDPDIEVVGSDVFSSENTALVADAHRLPFHDATFDGVWIQAVLEHVLEPATVAAEIHRVLKPKGLVYAETPFMQQVHERAYDFSRFTRSGHRWLFRHFAEVEAGAVTGAGVALLWSIRYFSRTLGAGDKMSRIVTLPFFWLRFLDRFGKSRARADAAGGVYFMGRRAEQAILPSEMPLYYDVQARA; encoded by the coding sequence ATGAGCGCAACACTGCACAGCGTAGACGACCTCCCTCTCTCCACGAACTGGAAGGAGCGGATGCGATGTCCGCGTTGCGGCTCGCCGATTTCGGATATCCACGCCAAGCCGTCCTGCGTGAACTATAGCTGCGATTATTCAACAGCGGGCTTCCCGATGGTGGATGGCCAGCCGGTGCTGATCGATTTCGAGGCCAGCGTATTCGCGCGCGAGAGCTATCGCGAAGCGCATGGATCGGTGATGACGCGCGACGTGGCCGGCCGCTCGCTCGGCTCGCGCCTGCATCGCTTCACCTTCGGCGGCAATCCCGTCGCCGCCAGTAATTGCGAGAAGTTCGTCGCGCTGTTGAAGAAGGATTCGGCGCGACCGGTGGTGCTGGTGGTCGGTGGCGCGACTGTCGGCTCCGGCGCCGACAGTCTCTACAATGATCCCGACATCGAAGTGGTCGGCAGCGACGTGTTCTCCTCGGAGAACACCGCGCTGGTCGCCGATGCGCATCGCCTTCCCTTCCATGATGCGACCTTCGACGGCGTCTGGATTCAGGCCGTGCTCGAACATGTGCTGGAGCCCGCGACGGTGGCGGCGGAGATTCATCGCGTGCTGAAGCCCAAGGGGCTGGTCTATGCCGAGACGCCGTTCATGCAGCAGGTGCATGAGCGCGCCTATGATTTCTCGCGCTTCACCCGCAGCGGCCATCGCTGGCTGTTTCGCCACTTTGCCGAGGTCGAGGCCGGTGCCGTCACCGGCGCGGGCGTCGCCTTGCTGTGGTCGATCCGCTATTTCTCGCGCACGCTCGGCGCCGGCGACAAGATGTCCCGCATCGTGACGCTGCCGTTCTTCTGGCTGCGCTTTCTCGATCGCTTCGGCAAATCCCGCGCCCGCGCCGATGCGGCGGGCGGCGTCTATTTCATGGGTCGCCGCGCCGAACAGGCGATCCTCCCCAGCGAGATGCCGCTCTATTACGACGTCCAGGCGCGCGCGTGA
- a CDS encoding glycosyltransferase family 2 protein: protein MTPAPKLSLIVITKNEEASIGRCLASVDFADEIIVVDSGSTDRTVAIAESLGAKVVATPDWPGFGPQKARALDLARGAWVLSLDADEWIEPQYLAALKAAIADPDPPAAYRTSRRSRFCGTVIRHSGWSPDYVIRLFRRGHARFSDDLVHERLIVEGVVRPTPFKIDHDSITSWDDAEDKIVRYATAGAEQMFARGRRGSQLQAVLHGGAAFLKTFVFRAGFLDGHAGLGVANYNRRYVYEKWRRLSELGRAR, encoded by the coding sequence ATGACCCCGGCGCCGAAGCTGTCGCTCATTGTGATCACGAAGAACGAGGAAGCGTCGATCGGGCGCTGTCTCGCCTCGGTGGATTTCGCCGACGAGATCATCGTGGTCGATAGCGGCAGCACCGACCGCACGGTGGCGATTGCGGAATCCCTTGGCGCGAAGGTTGTCGCGACACCGGACTGGCCGGGCTTCGGGCCGCAAAAGGCGCGGGCGCTCGATCTGGCGCGGGGCGCATGGGTGCTGTCGCTCGATGCGGATGAATGGATCGAGCCGCAATATCTTGCGGCGCTGAAGGCTGCGATCGCCGATCCCGATCCGCCGGCGGCCTACAGGACGTCCCGCCGCTCGCGTTTCTGCGGGACGGTGATCCGTCATAGCGGCTGGTCGCCGGATTACGTCATCAGGCTGTTTCGCCGCGGCCATGCGCGCTTCTCCGACGATCTCGTGCATGAGCGGCTGATTGTCGAAGGCGTGGTGCGCCCGACACCGTTCAAGATCGATCACGACTCCATCACGTCCTGGGACGACGCCGAAGACAAGATTGTGCGCTATGCGACAGCCGGGGCAGAACAGATGTTCGCGCGCGGTCGCCGCGGCTCGCAGCTGCAGGCGGTGCTGCATGGCGGTGCCGCGTTCCTGAAAACCTTCGTGTTCCGCGCCGGTTTTCTCGACGGTCATGCGGGTCTCGGTGTCGCCAACTACAATCGGCGCTACGTCTATGAGAAATGGCGCCGGCTATCCGAGCTCGGCCGCGCGCGCTGA
- a CDS encoding DUF3551 domain-containing protein, producing MTLHLRLAALAGLASAAFLLAAPSPVLADGAQYCIAQSGTNGSGTYVGNCIYSTYEQCIAASVGSRGNCVGNVEYRGGSAASPTPRGRRMR from the coding sequence ATGACTTTGCATCTGCGACTGGCCGCACTGGCTGGCCTGGCCTCCGCAGCTTTTCTGTTGGCTGCACCTTCGCCGGTACTCGCTGACGGCGCGCAATATTGCATCGCGCAGAGCGGCACCAACGGTTCCGGCACCTATGTAGGCAATTGCATTTATTCCACATATGAGCAATGCATCGCCGCGTCGGTCGGATCGCGCGGCAACTGCGTTGGCAATGTGGAATATCGCGGCGGTTCTGCCGCATCGCCAACGCCGCGCGGCCGTCGTATGCGGTGA